In Desulfurellaceae bacterium, the genomic window CTTGGTCTTTTGTGAGGAACTGTGCCGGTGTCATGCCCTGGGCCTGCCGATGAGCGTCCTGGTGCATACCGATATGTCGACTACCCATATTGCCCGCTACGGCACGCCGCAGCAGAAAGACAAGTATCTGCGGCCCTTGATCAGCGGCGAGCAGGTGTGTGCGGTCGCCGTCTCCGAGCCGTCGGGCGGCTCGAATGTGGGTCCGCGACGGGGATGGATATGTCCTCAATGGGGCCAAGATTTTCATCACCAACTCGGTCCATGCCGACACCTTCTGTGTGGCGGCCAAAACCGACAAAGACCTGGGCCATAAGGGCGTGTCGATGTTCATTGTCGA contains:
- a CDS encoding acyl-CoA dehydrogenase family protein, producing MALVFCEELCRCHALGLPMSVLVHTDMSTTHIARYGTPQQKDKYLRPLISGEQVCAVAVSEPSGGSNVGPRRGWICPQWGQDFHHQLGPCRHLLCGGQNRQRPGP